A genomic region of Pseudomonas migulae contains the following coding sequences:
- a CDS encoding fumarate reductase/succinate dehydrogenase flavoprotein subunit, which produces MTRTTREQEYDIVVIGGGTAGPMAAIKAKERNRDLRVLLIDKANVKRSGAISMGMDGLNNAIIPGHSTPEQYTKEITIANDGIVNQAAVYAYATHSFETIEQLDRWGVKFEKDETGDYAVKKVHHMGAYVLPMPEGHDIKKVLYRQLKRARVSITNRVVCTRLLTDEEGTVNGVMGFDCRTADFHVIKAKAVILACGAAGRLGLPSSGYLMGTYENPTNAGDGYAMAYHAGAELSNLECFQINPLIKDYNGPACAYVTGPLGGYTANNKGERFIECDYWSGQMMWEFHQELESGNGPVFLKLDHLAEETIQNIEEILHSNERPSRGQFHANRGTDYRTQMVEMHISEIGFCSGHSASGVWVNEKAETSVKGLYSAGDMAAVPHNYMLGAFTYGWFAGTNAADFVAEREFSAVDAKQIEVEKQRVYAPLDREHGLPPAQVEYKLRRFVNDYLQPPKVTKKMQIGLQRFSDIQRDLDQIKAHNAHELMRAMEVSMIRDCAEMAARASLFRAESRWGLYHYRVDHPQRNDSDWFCHCHLKKDENGQMSSFKKAVEPYIIPLDAEEMQAYDRLRVGAFAA; this is translated from the coding sequence ATGACCCGAACGACACGCGAACAGGAATACGACATCGTCGTCATCGGCGGCGGCACAGCCGGGCCGATGGCCGCGATCAAAGCCAAGGAGCGCAACCGCGACCTGCGGGTGTTGCTGATCGACAAGGCCAACGTCAAGCGCAGCGGCGCGATCAGCATGGGCATGGACGGCCTGAACAACGCGATCATTCCCGGCCACTCGACGCCGGAGCAGTACACCAAGGAAATCACCATCGCCAACGACGGCATCGTCAATCAGGCGGCGGTCTACGCCTATGCGACCCACAGCTTCGAAACCATCGAGCAACTGGACCGTTGGGGCGTGAAGTTCGAGAAAGACGAAACCGGCGACTACGCGGTGAAAAAGGTCCACCACATGGGCGCCTACGTGCTGCCGATGCCGGAAGGGCACGACATCAAGAAAGTCCTGTACCGCCAGTTGAAACGCGCGCGGGTCAGCATCACCAATCGCGTCGTTTGCACGCGGTTGCTGACGGACGAAGAGGGCACGGTCAACGGCGTGATGGGCTTCGATTGCCGCACCGCCGACTTCCACGTGATCAAGGCCAAAGCCGTGATCCTCGCCTGCGGGGCTGCCGGGCGCCTTGGATTGCCGTCCTCGGGTTACCTGATGGGCACTTACGAAAACCCGACCAATGCCGGCGACGGTTACGCCATGGCTTATCACGCCGGGGCCGAGCTTTCGAACCTTGAATGCTTCCAGATCAACCCGCTGATCAAGGATTACAACGGCCCGGCCTGCGCCTACGTCACCGGCCCGTTGGGCGGCTACACCGCCAACAACAAGGGCGAACGCTTCATCGAGTGCGATTACTGGAGCGGCCAGATGATGTGGGAGTTCCACCAGGAACTCGAAAGCGGCAACGGCCCGGTGTTCCTCAAACTCGATCACCTGGCCGAGGAAACCATCCAGAACATCGAGGAGATCCTGCACAGCAACGAGCGCCCGAGTCGCGGCCAGTTCCACGCCAATCGCGGCACCGATTACCGCACGCAGATGGTCGAGATGCACATCTCCGAAATCGGTTTTTGCAGCGGACATTCTGCGTCCGGCGTGTGGGTCAACGAGAAGGCGGAAACCTCGGTCAAGGGTTTGTACTCGGCGGGTGACATGGCCGCCGTGCCGCACAACTACATGCTAGGTGCGTTCACCTATGGCTGGTTTGCCGGCACAAACGCGGCGGACTTCGTGGCCGAACGCGAGTTTTCAGCGGTCGATGCCAAACAGATCGAAGTGGAAAAACAGCGGGTTTACGCGCCACTGGATCGCGAACACGGTCTGCCGCCTGCCCAAGTCGAATACAAGTTGCGGCGCTTTGTGAACGATTACCTGCAGCCGCCGAAGGTCACCAAGAAGATGCAAATCGGCCTGCAGCGCTTCAGCGATATCCAGCGCGACCTCGACCAGATCAAGGCCCACAACGCCCACGAACTGATGCGCGCCATGGAAGTCAGCATGATCCGCGACTGCGCCGAAATGGCGGCCCGGGCTTCGCTGTTCCGCGCCGAAAGTCGCTGGGGGCTTTACCACTATCGGGTCGATCACCCGCAACGCAACGACAGCGACTGGTTCTGCCATTGCCATTTGAAGAAGGATGAAAACGGCCAGATGAGCAGTTTCAAGAAAGCCGTCGAGCCTTACATCATCCCGCTGGATGCCGAAGAAATGCAGGCCTACGACCGGCTGCGTGTCGGTGCCTTTGCGGCCTGA
- a CDS encoding GntR family transcriptional regulator — translation MTDNVLSLSSVPLHTQLRDVLRARILDGEYPQDSQMPSESELGALFKVSRITVRQALGDLQKEGLIFKIHGKGTFVAKPKTFQNVSTLQGLAESMTGRGYEVINRLRSFKFIAADKLVAERLQVAEGDTVAQIKRVRLINREPISLEITYLPKAIGERLEKADLVTRDIFLILENDCGLALGHADLAIDAVLADSDLTQALNVEAGSPIMHIERLTHDAGGQPVDFEHLYYRGDAFQYRLRIDRHKGAQA, via the coding sequence ATGACCGATAACGTTCTATCTTTAAGCAGCGTTCCCTTGCACACGCAACTGCGCGACGTGCTGCGCGCTCGCATCCTCGACGGTGAATACCCGCAAGACAGCCAGATGCCCTCCGAAAGCGAACTCGGTGCGCTGTTCAAAGTCAGCCGCATTACCGTGCGCCAGGCTCTCGGCGATCTGCAAAAGGAAGGGCTGATCTTCAAGATCCACGGCAAGGGCACCTTCGTCGCCAAGCCGAAAACCTTCCAGAACGTCAGCACCCTGCAAGGCCTCGCCGAGTCCATGACCGGTCGCGGCTACGAGGTGATCAACCGCCTGCGCAGCTTCAAATTCATTGCCGCCGACAAACTCGTCGCCGAGCGTTTGCAAGTGGCCGAAGGCGACACCGTGGCGCAGATCAAACGGGTTCGCTTGATCAACCGCGAGCCGATTTCGCTGGAAATCACCTACCTGCCCAAAGCCATCGGCGAGCGGCTGGAGAAGGCTGATCTGGTCACCCGCGACATCTTCCTGATCCTCGAAAACGACTGCGGCCTGGCCCTCGGTCATGCCGATCTGGCCATTGACGCGGTACTGGCCGACAGCGATCTGACCCAGGCGCTGAACGTTGAAGCCGGTTCGCCGATCATGCACATCGAGCGGCTGACCCACGATGCCGGCGGCCAACCCGTGGACTTCGAACACCTTTACTACCGCGGCGATGCGTTCCAGTACCGCTTGCGGATCGACCGGCACAAAGGGGCGCAGGCATGA
- a CDS encoding NADP-dependent glyceraldehyde-3-phosphate dehydrogenase — MTTAHILGNLFPDSSDIPEKYRLDGQTEQREYLVDGELKTWSGPLAQVRSPVYLTGENGDEQVILGSTPLLDADTALTALDAAVRAYDRGQGLWPTMRVAERIQHVETFLGRMREQRDAVVKLLMWEIGKNLKDSEKEFDRTCDYIVDTINALKELDRRSSRFELEQDTLGQIRRVPLGVALCMGPYNYPLNETFTTLIPALIMGNTVVFKPAKLGVLLIRPLLEAFRDSFPAGVINVIYGSGRETVSALMASGKIDIFAFIGTNKAASDLKKLHPKPHRLRAALGLDAKNPGIVLPEVDLDNAVNEAVTGSLSFNGQRCTALKILFVHEDVVEAFIDKFNAKLASLKPGMPWESGVALTPLPESSKVDYLHGLVADAVSKGARVVNPNGGEARASFFYPAVLYPVTPQMRVYQEEQFGPVVPIVPYRHLDTVIDYVLESDFGQQLSIFGTNPVAVGRLVDTFANQVGRINLNAQCQRGPDTYPFNGRKNSAEGTLSVHDALRVFSIRTLVATKFQESNKDLISEIISGRSSSFLTTDYIF; from the coding sequence ATGACCACAGCACACATCCTCGGCAACCTGTTTCCCGACTCCAGCGACATCCCGGAAAAATACCGCCTCGACGGCCAGACCGAGCAACGTGAATACCTGGTCGACGGCGAACTGAAAACCTGGTCAGGTCCCCTCGCCCAAGTCCGCAGCCCGGTGTACCTGACCGGTGAAAACGGCGACGAACAGGTCATCCTCGGCAGCACGCCGCTGCTCGATGCCGACACCGCACTGACCGCCCTCGACGCCGCCGTCCGCGCCTATGACCGGGGCCAGGGCCTGTGGCCGACCATGCGCGTGGCCGAGCGCATCCAGCACGTCGAAACCTTCCTCGGTCGTATGCGCGAGCAGCGCGACGCGGTGGTCAAGTTGCTGATGTGGGAGATCGGCAAGAACCTCAAGGACTCGGAAAAAGAGTTCGACCGCACCTGCGACTACATCGTCGACACCATCAACGCCCTCAAGGAACTCGACCGCCGCTCCAGCCGTTTCGAGCTGGAACAGGACACCCTGGGCCAGATCCGCCGCGTTCCACTGGGCGTGGCACTGTGCATGGGACCTTACAACTACCCGCTGAACGAAACCTTCACCACGCTGATTCCGGCGCTGATCATGGGCAACACCGTGGTGTTCAAGCCGGCCAAGCTCGGCGTGCTGCTGATTCGCCCGCTGCTGGAGGCGTTCCGCGACAGCTTCCCGGCCGGGGTGATCAACGTGATCTACGGCAGCGGCCGCGAGACGGTCAGCGCGCTGATGGCCAGCGGCAAGATCGATATCTTTGCGTTTATCGGCACCAACAAGGCGGCCAGCGACTTGAAAAAACTCCACCCGAAACCGCATCGCTTGCGTGCTGCGCTGGGCCTGGATGCGAAAAACCCGGGCATCGTTTTGCCTGAGGTGGATCTGGACAACGCGGTGAACGAAGCGGTTACCGGGTCCTTGTCCTTCAATGGCCAGCGCTGCACCGCGCTGAAAATCCTCTTCGTCCACGAAGATGTGGTCGAGGCGTTCATCGACAAATTCAACGCCAAACTCGCCAGCCTCAAACCCGGCATGCCGTGGGAAAGCGGCGTGGCCCTGACGCCGCTGCCGGAGTCGAGCAAGGTCGATTACCTGCACGGGCTTGTCGCGGATGCCGTGAGCAAAGGCGCGCGCGTGGTCAACCCCAATGGCGGTGAAGCCCGCGCCTCTTTCTTCTATCCGGCGGTGTTGTACCCAGTGACGCCGCAGATGCGCGTCTATCAGGAAGAACAGTTCGGCCCGGTGGTGCCGATCGTGCCCTACCGGCATCTGGACACGGTGATCGATTACGTCCTGGAATCGGACTTCGGCCAGCAGCTGAGTATCTTCGGCACCAACCCGGTGGCGGTCGGCCGGCTGGTGGACACCTTCGCCAACCAGGTCGGGCGGATCAACCTCAATGCCCAGTGCCAGCGCGGTCCGGACACCTACCCGTTCAACGGCCGCAAGAACTCTGCCGAAGGGACGTTGTCGGTGCATGATGCGCTGCGGGTGTTTTCGATTCGTACGCTGGTCGCGACCAAGTTCCAGGAGAGCAACAAAGACCTGATCAGCGAGATCATCAGCGGCCGCAGTTCGAGTTTCCTGACCACCGATTACATCTTCTGA
- a CDS encoding Dyp-type peroxidase, with translation MSYYQPGILATPVPPQARHMFFALESVDALPAALDKLAQLVDGKSAVVGFGESLVKALHGQIEGLRPFPALTGVGVDNPSTQHALWCWLHGVDRGELLNRSNAIEAALAPALRLVQMNETFRHLTGHDLTGYEDGTENPHDEAAVAAALVGEGADGLVGGSFAAIQQWQHDLKGFHAMPSDEKDNIMGRRLSDNEEIDDAPISAHVKRTAQESFAPEAFVVRRSMPWIEGDRAGLMFLAFGFSLDAFEAQLRRMSGLEDGITDGLYRISRPITGGYYWCPPLKDGHLDLRALRVG, from the coding sequence ATGAGTTACTACCAGCCGGGCATTCTCGCCACCCCCGTACCGCCTCAAGCCCGTCATATGTTCTTCGCGCTGGAATCCGTCGATGCACTGCCGGCCGCGCTCGACAAGTTGGCGCAACTGGTGGACGGGAAATCGGCAGTGGTCGGTTTCGGTGAATCCCTGGTCAAGGCGCTGCACGGGCAGATCGAAGGGCTGCGGCCGTTTCCGGCGCTGACCGGCGTCGGCGTCGACAACCCGTCGACCCAGCACGCGCTATGGTGCTGGTTGCATGGCGTCGACCGTGGTGAATTGCTCAATCGCAGCAACGCCATCGAAGCTGCGCTGGCACCGGCCCTGCGTCTGGTGCAGATGAACGAAACTTTCCGCCACCTGACCGGCCACGACCTGACCGGTTACGAAGACGGCACCGAAAACCCGCACGACGAAGCCGCCGTGGCGGCCGCGCTGGTCGGTGAGGGTGCTGACGGTCTGGTCGGGGGCAGTTTCGCCGCGATCCAGCAGTGGCAGCATGACCTGAAAGGCTTCCACGCCATGCCGTCCGATGAGAAGGACAACATCATGGGCCGTCGCTTGAGCGACAACGAAGAAATCGATGACGCGCCGATCTCCGCCCACGTCAAGCGCACCGCCCAGGAAAGCTTCGCCCCGGAAGCGTTCGTGGTTCGCCGCTCGATGCCGTGGATCGAAGGGGATCGTGCCGGTCTGATGTTCCTCGCGTTCGGTTTTTCCCTCGATGCCTTTGAAGCGCAACTGCGGCGCATGAGCGGTCTGGAAGACGGCATCACCGACGGTTTGTATCGCATCAGCCGGCCGATCACCGGCGGCTACTACTGGTGCCCGCCGCTCAAGGACGGTCATCTGGACCTGCGCGCACTGCGCGTCGGCTAA
- a CDS encoding 4Fe-4S dicluster domain-containing protein: MAYQPQEIFFRSNAPVTVDEDLCIAHKGCTVCVDVCPMDLLAINPATQKAYMAFDECWYCMPCEKDCPTGAVKVEIPYLLR; this comes from the coding sequence ATGGCCTATCAACCCCAGGAAATCTTCTTCCGCTCCAACGCGCCGGTTACGGTCGATGAAGACCTTTGCATCGCCCACAAAGGCTGCACCGTGTGCGTCGACGTTTGCCCGATGGACTTGCTGGCGATCAACCCGGCCACGCAAAAGGCCTACATGGCGTTCGACGAATGCTGGTACTGCATGCCGTGTGAAAAGGACTGCCCGACCGGGGCTGTGAAAGTCGAGATTCCTTATTTACTGCGGTGA
- a CDS encoding Gfo/Idh/MocA family protein — MNVVRWGMIGCGSVAERKSGPAFYKAPGSALVAVMGRRLDAVSDYAERHGIARVYTDAESLINDPGVDAVYIATPPDSHHAYALRVAAAGKHCCVEKPMSLNAGQSRDMQTVFAEAGLHLFVSYYRRSLPRFQQVRQWLEEGRIGEVRHLTWTLTKAPSPADLDGADNWRTDPAIAGGGYFADLASHGFDLFQYLLGDIVEVAGFTARQAGLYAAEDAVSASWRFASGAMGMGCWNFVADRREDRVEVIGSKGRISFSVFDEHPVLLEAEESLSLDIDNHQHIQWHHVLGMNAHIRGEAQHPAMAEEALKTDWVMDQILKRG; from the coding sequence ATGAACGTGGTGCGCTGGGGCATGATCGGTTGTGGCAGCGTCGCTGAACGCAAGAGCGGGCCGGCCTTCTACAAGGCGCCCGGCTCGGCGTTGGTGGCGGTGATGGGGCGGCGGCTGGACGCGGTGAGCGATTATGCCGAGCGCCACGGCATCGCCCGGGTCTACACCGACGCCGAATCGTTGATCAACGATCCCGGGGTGGACGCGGTGTACATTGCCACGCCACCCGACAGTCACCACGCCTACGCCCTCAGGGTGGCCGCTGCCGGCAAACATTGCTGCGTCGAAAAACCGATGTCGCTGAATGCCGGGCAAAGCCGTGACATGCAGACAGTGTTTGCCGAGGCCGGGCTGCATCTTTTCGTGTCTTACTACCGACGTTCGCTGCCGCGCTTCCAGCAAGTACGGCAATGGCTGGAGGAGGGACGGATCGGTGAGGTCCGGCACCTGACCTGGACGCTCACCAAGGCGCCATCCCCCGCTGATCTCGACGGCGCGGACAACTGGCGCACCGATCCGGCGATTGCCGGCGGCGGCTACTTCGCCGACCTCGCCAGCCATGGCTTCGATCTGTTCCAGTACCTGCTCGGCGACATCGTCGAAGTCGCCGGGTTTACCGCGCGGCAGGCCGGGCTGTATGCCGCTGAAGATGCCGTCAGCGCCAGTTGGCGGTTTGCGTCGGGGGCGATGGGCATGGGTTGCTGGAACTTCGTGGCGGACCGTCGTGAAGATCGGGTCGAGGTGATTGGCAGCAAAGGGCGGATCAGTTTTTCGGTCTTTGATGAGCACCCGGTGCTACTCGAAGCCGAGGAATCCCTCAGTCTGGACATCGACAATCATCAGCACATCCAGTGGCATCATGTGCTGGGCATGAATGCGCATATTCGTGGTGAAGCGCAGCATCCCGCGATGGCCGAAGAGGCGTTGAAAACCGATTGGGTGATGGACCAGATCCTCAAGCGCGGCTAA